A window of the Herpetosiphonaceae bacterium genome harbors these coding sequences:
- a CDS encoding VWA domain-containing protein has translation MRHQRRLRSDYSTSNIIGGSRMRRSYRRQSGQSMPLIALMLVVIIAMVGLSVDVGNAYGQQRRMQNAANAGALAGMNSVIINQRNQDVWANIQRTMAGNRVDNVGPDYSYRADYILENGSVVMLGTWNGSTANVPNGAQNPPNNIVRLQVTITERVGTYFARVIGRNDLTVNANGNACIGGYRLGVYPLGVPHDLIRTKSTHGHKAPEPYHRIYRSNGTELPMTDPNWGVWDRMKGMTVHLPVENWDDAVAGTHISWLSWTGGNGASELDHAMTYPGRLQDGFTEGVVGDPSLPNTKPLGQLTLGDWINGDTGAKSSLKDELDALAAKKRDLILPMYDIATKVGGISTFHVIKMGVFRMKDYSMTASPKYINLQYLGDAKASPSECASEPNPDDSYETAKRFNVDGTSKVNRVWSKQLPGDTTYDIVLVMDTSESMGYDWNDRRPGTGGYQYPRLNDAKQAIVDFVQGYDLTSDPDARVSFVTFAGTGNNAAKTQVSWTTSGCTPAQITGNACTPEKRWNTVQAKAKSMTATGYTPGPQAFEAVESLLRSKRTPPAGKQYRQIVLFATDGVFNVCGSDRGAQNCPYGELVPFDNSLGGNEQNYLNNPSYNMVSGRPVWQGQQVSSRIKNSGARVFVVALTPRGGNFDPAGLPEMSSGTGYYYEADDGGAMANIYATIKQKMDQDTCQPMEVWQPAEGAQIKLTQPHNPTFIKTTVAYTNGQWRFVDLEAGQYVVKSEPLTITSREDGKTRKYSRVRNGLNLSEEQQASVYINPQFPNGATVYTELLMSLPLGPDNVPLNGCNTP, from the coding sequence ATGCGCCACCAGCGCAGACTCCGATCAGATTATAGTACATCCAACATTATCGGGGGTAGTCGTATGCGTCGCAGTTATCGTAGACAATCAGGCCAGAGCATGCCATTGATTGCACTAATGCTTGTTGTCATTATTGCAATGGTAGGCTTATCAGTCGACGTCGGGAATGCATATGGTCAGCAGCGCCGTATGCAGAATGCCGCCAATGCAGGTGCATTAGCGGGCATGAACTCGGTGATCATCAACCAGCGCAACCAGGACGTCTGGGCAAACATCCAGCGGACCATGGCGGGCAACCGCGTCGATAATGTTGGCCCGGACTATAGCTACCGCGCCGACTATATCCTTGAGAACGGCAGCGTCGTTATGCTGGGCACGTGGAACGGCTCCACGGCTAACGTTCCCAACGGCGCACAAAATCCCCCGAACAACATCGTGCGCTTGCAGGTGACAATTACTGAGCGCGTCGGCACCTACTTTGCGCGTGTCATCGGTCGGAACGACCTGACGGTGAATGCGAACGGCAATGCCTGTATCGGCGGCTACCGGCTGGGCGTCTATCCGCTGGGCGTGCCTCACGATCTGATCCGGACCAAATCGACTCACGGACACAAGGCTCCGGAGCCATACCACCGCATCTATCGCTCGAACGGCACCGAGCTGCCGATGACCGACCCGAACTGGGGCGTTTGGGACAGGATGAAGGGCATGACAGTCCATCTGCCCGTCGAGAACTGGGACGACGCCGTCGCTGGCACGCATATCTCGTGGCTGAGCTGGACCGGCGGCAACGGCGCGAGCGAGCTTGACCATGCGATGACGTATCCGGGCCGCCTTCAGGATGGCTTCACCGAAGGTGTCGTGGGCGATCCCTCGCTGCCAAACACCAAGCCCCTTGGGCAGCTTACCCTGGGCGACTGGATCAACGGCGATACGGGTGCCAAGTCGAGCTTGAAGGATGAGCTGGATGCGCTGGCCGCGAAGAAGCGCGATCTGATCCTGCCGATGTACGATATTGCGACCAAAGTCGGCGGCATCTCGACCTTCCACGTGATCAAGATGGGCGTGTTCCGCATGAAGGATTACTCCATGACGGCCAGCCCCAAGTATATCAATCTTCAGTATCTGGGCGATGCCAAGGCTTCGCCGAGCGAGTGCGCCAGCGAGCCGAACCCGGACGACAGCTACGAGACGGCCAAGCGCTTCAACGTCGACGGCACGAGCAAGGTCAACCGTGTCTGGAGCAAGCAGCTCCCAGGCGATACTACCTATGACATCGTGCTGGTCATGGACACCTCGGAATCGATGGGCTACGACTGGAACGACCGCCGCCCAGGCACTGGTGGCTACCAGTATCCGCGCCTCAACGACGCCAAGCAAGCGATTGTGGACTTTGTGCAGGGATACGATCTCACATCCGACCCGGATGCGCGCGTCTCCTTTGTGACCTTCGCCGGCACCGGCAACAATGCTGCGAAGACCCAGGTTAGCTGGACGACCTCCGGCTGCACCCCGGCGCAGATTACCGGGAACGCCTGCACGCCCGAAAAGAGATGGAACACCGTTCAGGCCAAAGCCAAGTCGATGACGGCCACCGGCTATACGCCCGGACCTCAAGCGTTCGAGGCGGTGGAAAGCCTGCTGCGCAGCAAGCGCACGCCACCGGCGGGCAAGCAGTATCGCCAGATCGTGCTCTTCGCAACCGACGGCGTCTTCAACGTCTGCGGCAGCGACCGTGGCGCGCAGAACTGCCCGTACGGCGAGCTTGTGCCATTCGACAACAGCCTCGGCGGCAATGAGCAAAACTACCTGAACAACCCATCCTACAACATGGTTTCTGGTCGCCCCGTATGGCAGGGACAGCAGGTGTCGAGCCGAATCAAGAACTCAGGCGCGCGCGTCTTCGTCGTGGCGCTCACGCCGCGCGGCGGCAACTTCGACCCGGCGGGTCTGCCTGAGATGAGCAGCGGCACCGGCTACTACTACGAGGCCGACGACGGCGGCGCGATGGCGAACATCTACGCCACGATCAAACAGAAGATGGACCAGGACACCTGCCAGCCGATGGAGGTATGGCAGCCTGCCGAGGGCGCGCAGATCAAGCTGACGCAGCCGCATAACCCGACCTTCATCAAGACGACCGTGGCGTACACGAATGGTCAGTGGAGGTTTGTCGACCTGGAAGCCGGTCAGTACGTCGTCAAGTCGGAGCCGCTGACGATCACCAGCCGTGAGGACGGCAAGACCCGCAAGTACTCACGTGTGCGCAACGGCCTCAACCTGAGCGAAGAACAGCAGGCTTCGGTCTATATCAACCCGCAATTCCCGAACGGAGCGACGGTGTATACAGAACTGCTCATGTCGCTGCCGCTCGGCCCGGATAACGTCCCGCTGAACGGCTGCAACACGCCGTAG
- a CDS encoding TadE/TadG family type IV pilus assembly protein — translation MNIKRSWHIHRTLRKQVAHRFARRHASGQAMVELALAATFLALLFAAAVDLGIAYKSYQTLMNATAEASSYLTLYPHASCTSNSCDEAQLEAAADREARTRFRTEQGTQLKGSASTLDLDSNNVDDLGEHGWGWIEQRVRIQEADSSQIIITNDDFAVGESFNGTSNPDCLARKRFDSQGRQCYIVVRATIIYHPFAISPAVGEDMPIRAISVKPIVAGP, via the coding sequence ATGAACATTAAGCGCTCATGGCATATCCACCGCACGCTTCGCAAGCAGGTTGCACACCGTTTCGCGCGGCGACACGCATCAGGCCAGGCGATGGTCGAGCTTGCGCTGGCGGCAACCTTTCTGGCGCTCCTGTTTGCGGCAGCGGTCGATCTGGGTATCGCCTACAAGTCGTACCAGACGCTGATGAATGCCACCGCCGAGGCAAGCAGCTACCTGACGCTCTACCCGCACGCCAGTTGCACTTCAAATTCATGTGACGAAGCGCAGCTTGAGGCAGCCGCCGATCGTGAGGCCCGCACGCGTTTTCGCACCGAGCAGGGCACCCAGCTTAAAGGTTCGGCCAGCACGCTCGACCTCGACTCGAATAATGTCGATGATCTGGGAGAGCATGGCTGGGGCTGGATCGAGCAGCGCGTGCGGATCCAGGAGGCCGACAGCTCGCAAATCATCATCACCAACGATGACTTTGCCGTCGGCGAGAGCTTCAACGGAACGAGCAACCCGGACTGTCTGGCGCGCAAACGCTTCGATAGTCAAGGCCGACAGTGTTATATCGTCGTGCGTGCGACGATCATCTACCATCCGTTCGCCATCTCACCGGCAGTCGGCGAGGACATGCCAATCCGCGCCATCTCGGTGAAGCCCATTGTTGCCGGGCCGTAG
- a CDS encoding TadE/TadG family type IV pilus assembly protein has protein sequence MKRLAQGQSIVELALLLPFLILMTIGTMEIGYYVYTYSELENATRRASEWAAKTPPFTVSSSDDNAGDKCAVLIKEHALDGVFLSDLTYNNITISYPSGSTRNPGKLIQVQLTYQGEWLSPIGQRFLGEFLNFNFTARRTIVSTGAPPGLNPDCS, from the coding sequence ATGAAACGACTCGCACAGGGCCAATCAATAGTTGAATTAGCACTTCTTCTGCCATTCCTCATCCTCATGACTATCGGCACGATGGAGATAGGCTACTACGTGTACACCTACTCCGAGCTGGAAAATGCCACACGCCGGGCATCGGAGTGGGCGGCCAAAACACCGCCGTTCACGGTCAGCTCGTCCGACGACAACGCGGGCGACAAATGCGCGGTGCTGATCAAGGAACATGCCCTTGACGGCGTCTTCCTGAGCGACTTGACCTATAACAACATTACCATCAGCTATCCGTCAGGATCTACTCGAAATCCGGGCAAGTTGATTCAAGTGCAGCTCACCTACCAGGGTGAATGGCTATCCCCGATCGGTCAGCGATTTTTGGGCGAGTTCCTGAACTTCAACTTCACTGCGCGACGCACGATCGTCAGCACGGGCGCACCTCCAGGGCTCAACCCGGATTGCTCGTAG
- the gltX gene encoding glutamate--tRNA ligase — protein sequence MTHGERPARTRFAPSPTGYVHIGSMRTILFEWLWARHTGGQFILRIEDTDRNRYIEGAEEQLKESIRMMGLLWDEGPDVGGSFAPYKQSERLDMYHRYANELLAKGHLYKCWCTPERLKQVNEEKQARKEPPGYDRHCRSLSAEERAAEEASGKPCVIRLAVPREGETVVNDLIRGPITFQNALQNDMVMIKGDGYPTYHFAVVVDDHEMQITHVLRGDEWIATSPLHVLLYQFFGWEQPVWVHVPQVLGPDGKKLSKRHGDTSITDYLEKGYLPEAITNFLALIGWGYDETTEIMTRDELIERFDLTKISPSGGVFNIEKLNKFNGIYIRRMSPAELTGRILPYLQKAGLLSEAVSAQQRAYIEALVPLIQERLVVLSEAPDLLAFFFHAPAAYDHALLVPKKLDAPTTQGALLAATDALRGLEEWSIAALEARLRALAEELSLKVGDLFMALRVAATGSKVSPPLFETLHALGRDETLARLERASASLANVSATA from the coding sequence ATGACTCATGGAGAGCGACCGGCTCGTACGCGATTCGCGCCGAGCCCCACGGGCTATGTGCATATCGGCAGTATGCGTACGATTCTGTTCGAGTGGCTCTGGGCACGGCATACCGGCGGCCAGTTTATTCTGCGTATCGAGGATACCGACCGCAACCGCTATATCGAGGGGGCCGAGGAGCAGCTCAAAGAGTCGATCCGTATGATGGGCCTGCTCTGGGATGAAGGCCCCGATGTCGGAGGCTCGTTCGCGCCTTACAAACAGTCGGAGCGCCTCGACATGTATCACAGGTACGCCAACGAGCTGCTGGCAAAGGGCCATCTCTACAAGTGCTGGTGTACGCCGGAGCGGCTCAAACAGGTCAACGAGGAGAAGCAGGCCCGCAAGGAGCCGCCCGGCTATGATCGGCACTGCCGCTCTTTGAGCGCCGAGGAGCGCGCCGCCGAGGAGGCGTCGGGCAAGCCTTGCGTGATTCGCCTGGCGGTGCCGCGTGAGGGCGAGACTGTGGTGAACGATCTGATTCGCGGCCCGATCACCTTCCAGAATGCGCTCCAGAACGATATGGTGATGATCAAGGGTGACGGCTATCCCACCTATCACTTCGCAGTTGTGGTCGACGACCATGAGATGCAGATTACGCATGTGCTGCGCGGCGACGAGTGGATCGCTACCTCGCCGCTCCATGTGCTGCTGTACCAGTTCTTCGGCTGGGAGCAGCCGGTGTGGGTGCATGTGCCCCAGGTGCTCGGCCCGGACGGCAAGAAGCTGTCGAAGCGCCACGGCGATACGTCGATCACCGATTATCTGGAGAAAGGCTATCTGCCGGAGGCGATCACGAATTTCCTGGCGCTGATCGGCTGGGGCTACGACGAAACCACGGAGATCATGACGCGCGACGAGCTGATCGAGCGCTTCGATCTGACGAAGATCTCGCCATCCGGCGGTGTGTTCAACATCGAGAAGCTGAATAAGTTCAACGGCATCTATATTCGCCGGATGTCGCCCGCCGAGCTGACCGGGCGTATTCTGCCGTATCTCCAGAAGGCCGGTCTGCTCAGTGAGGCTGTCAGCGCCCAGCAGCGCGCGTATATCGAGGCGCTGGTGCCGCTGATTCAGGAGCGGCTGGTCGTGCTCAGCGAAGCGCCCGATCTGCTGGCGTTCTTTTTCCACGCTCCCGCAGCCTACGACCACGCGCTGCTGGTGCCCAAGAAGCTCGACGCGCCCACCACTCAGGGCGCGCTGCTGGCGGCGACCGATGCGCTGCGCGGCCTTGAGGAGTGGAGCATCGCGGCGCTTGAGGCCCGTCTGCGCGCGCTGGCCGAGGAGCTTAGCCTCAAAGTCGGCGATCTGTTCATGGCGCTGCGTGTCGCCGCGACGGGCAGCAAGGTATCGCCGCCGCTCTTCGAGACGCTGCACGCGCTGGGCCGCGACGAAACGCTGGCCCGGCTGGAGCGTGCATCCGCGTCGCTGGCGAATGTGAGCGCCACCGCCTGA
- a CDS encoding 3-oxoacyl-[acyl-carrier-protein] synthase III C-terminal domain-containing protein, protein MPAIVSVATAVPPYAVTQQAVCDYAREFFRSSIPDIERYLTIFDNAQIDTRYLSEPPAWYMQPHGLGQANDRFIDSACQLGEEAARRCMEQADVTADQIDHLIFVSTTGLAAPSIDARLITLLNLSPHTRRTPIWGLGCAGGLGGLARAQEYVRAFPTHRVLLVTVELCTLTLQPDDRSKRNLVALSLFGDGAAAVLVAGDQVVDRAVEHAPRIVDTHSTLFPDSLDLMGWDVVDQGFRVVFGSRIPSVVTRHYRDLAAEFLALHDLTPDAIDHHIYHPGGAKVLQAYQSALDLAPETLDHSRAVLREYGNMSSATIFFVLERFLKHATIARGDTGLLCVFGPGFSSELVLIEG, encoded by the coding sequence ATGCCCGCTATTGTGTCTGTGGCGACCGCCGTGCCGCCTTATGCTGTCACGCAGCAAGCCGTCTGTGACTACGCTCGCGAGTTTTTTAGATCGAGCATTCCAGATATTGAGCGCTACCTGACGATCTTCGACAACGCGCAGATCGATACCCGCTATCTCTCGGAGCCGCCCGCATGGTATATGCAGCCGCATGGCCTGGGCCAGGCCAACGATCGCTTCATCGATAGCGCCTGCCAGCTTGGCGAGGAGGCCGCGCGCCGCTGCATGGAGCAGGCCGACGTTACGGCAGATCAGATCGATCATCTGATCTTTGTCTCGACGACCGGCCTTGCCGCGCCCTCGATCGACGCGCGCCTGATCACGCTGCTGAATCTCAGCCCGCACACGCGCCGCACTCCCATCTGGGGCCTTGGCTGCGCGGGCGGCCTGGGCGGCCTGGCGCGGGCACAGGAGTATGTGCGCGCGTTTCCCACACATCGCGTGCTGCTGGTGACGGTCGAGCTATGCACCCTGACGCTCCAGCCCGACGATCGCTCGAAGCGTAATCTGGTGGCGCTGTCGCTGTTTGGCGATGGCGCGGCGGCGGTGCTGGTGGCGGGCGATCAGGTCGTCGATCGCGCTGTGGAGCACGCTCCCCGCATTGTCGATACGCACTCGACGCTGTTCCCCGACTCGCTCGACCTGATGGGCTGGGACGTAGTCGATCAGGGCTTTCGCGTGGTCTTCGGCTCGCGGATTCCTTCCGTCGTCACGCGCCACTACCGCGATCTGGCAGCCGAGTTTCTAGCGCTGCACGATCTCACGCCCGACGCGATCGATCACCATATCTATCATCCCGGCGGCGCGAAGGTGCTGCAAGCCTACCAGTCCGCCCTCGATCTCGCTCCCGAAACGCTCGATCACAGCCGCGCCGTGCTGCGAGAATACGGTAATATGTCCTCGGCGACGATCTTCTTTGTTCTCGAACGCTTCCTCAAGCACGCGACGATCGCGCGCGGCGATACCGGCCTGCTGTGTGTCTTCGGGCCGGGCTTTTCGTCGGAGCTGGTGCTGATTGAGGGATAA
- a CDS encoding DHHA1 domain-containing protein translates to MPAERLYFDDSYIQTFTARVTRRTTYNGQPAVALDRSAFYPEGGGQPGDRGILNEVPVLDTQADDDGEVWHLLAAPLDSEQVEGRIDWARRFDLMQQHHGQHLLSAACEQHFDARTMAVHLGTETCTVDLDYPGFSAEQIAAIEEETNRMIWANVPIEARFVTPDELGRLSLRKPPQAYERIRIVSAGDFDHSACGGTHPRQTGEVGSVMIRRWERYKNGTRVEFICGGRAIRDYRWKTRVLLDLAADLSVGLPELPAAVERLRAAEATQRKALERAQERLLDYDAQSLIAAAETIGGVPVVVQAYADQTLDALRGLGRRIVDAGGVALLGLRADKAQLVFSRPPQVDADMGALLRAAASVVGGRGGGRPEAAQGGGPDVERLDEALQIALAQIRQSLGG, encoded by the coding sequence ATGCCTGCTGAGCGGCTGTACTTCGACGACTCGTACATTCAGACATTTACGGCTCGTGTCACGCGGCGCACGACCTACAACGGACAGCCAGCCGTGGCGCTGGATCGATCCGCGTTTTATCCTGAGGGCGGCGGACAGCCGGGTGATCGCGGCATCTTGAACGAGGTGCCGGTGCTCGACACGCAGGCCGACGACGATGGCGAGGTCTGGCATCTGCTGGCAGCGCCGCTCGACTCCGAGCAGGTCGAGGGGCGGATCGATTGGGCGCGGCGCTTCGATCTCATGCAGCAGCATCACGGCCAGCATTTGCTGAGCGCCGCCTGCGAGCAGCACTTCGATGCGCGGACGATGGCGGTCCATCTCGGCACCGAAACCTGCACCGTCGATCTAGACTATCCCGGCTTCAGCGCCGAACAGATTGCCGCAATCGAGGAGGAAACCAACCGCATGATCTGGGCCAATGTGCCGATCGAGGCGCGATTTGTCACGCCCGATGAGCTAGGCAGGCTGTCGCTGCGCAAGCCGCCGCAAGCCTACGAGCGCATCCGGATCGTCTCGGCGGGCGATTTCGATCACTCGGCCTGTGGCGGCACGCATCCCCGCCAGACCGGCGAGGTGGGCAGCGTGATGATCCGGCGCTGGGAGCGCTACAAAAACGGCACGCGCGTCGAGTTTATCTGTGGTGGCCGCGCGATCCGCGACTATCGCTGGAAAACGCGCGTGCTGCTCGATCTGGCCGCAGATCTGTCGGTCGGCCTGCCGGAGCTGCCAGCAGCCGTCGAGCGCCTGCGCGCGGCAGAGGCTACGCAGCGCAAAGCTCTTGAGCGCGCCCAGGAGCGGCTGCTCGACTACGATGCCCAATCATTGATCGCGGCGGCTGAGACGATCGGCGGCGTGCCTGTGGTGGTGCAGGCGTATGCCGACCAAACGCTCGACGCGCTGCGTGGGCTGGGGCGGCGGATCGTGGATGCGGGCGGCGTGGCGCTGCTGGGGCTGCGCGCCGACAAGGCGCAGCTTGTGTTCAGCCGTCCGCCGCAGGTAGATGCCGACATGGGCGCGCTGCTGCGGGCGGCGGCGTCCGTTGTCGGCGGGCGCGGCGGCGGCAGGCCGGAGGCGGCGCAGGGTGGCGGCCCCGACGTCGAGCGGCTGGACGAGGCGCTGCAAATCGCGCTGGCTCAGATCAGACAGTCGTTGGGCGGCTGA
- a CDS encoding alpha/beta fold hydrolase → MFRRTTRPNVIRFGQHKLLYQEHGSGKPLLLVHGLSGSGGWWRRNIDALARHFTVYVVDLVGYGSNRALRPIPIETAARHIGEFISQLPAGRAHLIGHSMGGQIATHVAAEYPDRIDRLVLVAASGLVRADLLRMMLRLPAAGRYGRLDFLPTLAYDALRAGPINLLLSALDLLSNDVTASLGKIIAPTLLIWGAQDKLVPSAVGEAVQQAIHGSRLAIIPGAGHVPMWDQPQRFNQLALDFLISPGAVHSPPDPA, encoded by the coding sequence ATGTTCCGACGCACGACCAGGCCCAACGTAATCCGCTTCGGGCAACACAAGCTGCTCTACCAGGAGCACGGCAGCGGCAAGCCGCTGCTGCTGGTGCATGGCCTGTCGGGATCGGGCGGCTGGTGGCGGCGCAACATTGACGCGCTAGCCCGGCACTTTACCGTCTACGTCGTCGATCTGGTCGGCTACGGCAGCAACCGCGCGCTCCGCCCGATCCCGATCGAGACAGCGGCGCGGCATATCGGCGAGTTTATCAGCCAGCTTCCGGCGGGACGCGCCCACCTGATCGGCCACTCGATGGGCGGCCAGATCGCGACGCACGTCGCCGCCGAGTATCCCGACCGCATCGACCGCCTGGTGCTGGTCGCGGCCAGCGGCCTGGTGCGCGCCGACCTGCTACGAATGATGCTGCGGCTGCCCGCCGCAGGGCGCTACGGACGGCTCGACTTTCTCCCCACGCTGGCGTACGACGCGCTGCGAGCGGGTCCGATCAATCTGCTGCTGAGCGCGCTCGACCTGCTCTCCAACGATGTCACGGCCTCGCTTGGCAAGATCATCGCGCCAACGCTGCTGATCTGGGGCGCTCAGGATAAACTGGTGCCGTCGGCTGTCGGGGAGGCGGTCCAGCAGGCGATTCATGGATCGCGGCTCGCGATTATCCCCGGCGCCGGACACGTGCCGATGTGGGATCAGCCGCAGCGCTTCAACCAGTTGGCGCTCGACTTCCTGATCTCGCCGGGCGCCGTCCACTCCCCGCCCGATCCCGCGTGA
- a CDS encoding serine/threonine-protein kinase: MLDATYRITRVIKEGGMGVVYQAVDDDGAVYAIKEMHDRFTNSQERADGIQRFLDEALLLRKLKGHPGIPHVYRSFIDEGRYYLSMEFIFGEDLEDLLKREKRFPEPQVLTWADQLCDVLEFLHGNGLIYRDMKPSNVMITPEGHVKVVDFGIAKLLQPGHRGTMIGTPGYAPPEQYQGIATAQSDVYALAATLHHLLTGRDPRDEPPFSFPPAYSVQPSISLATSQALERALQLELDDRFKTIGEFRRALPIPTGDRRPTRAFDLPPAAPPQPPARQQQAPPRTKPKPQPAAQAPPRQVPTRQQPQPKPQPKQQPKPRRRGRVGRVVGRVALAAVISSGLYFGALTYRPELVAPIQQYVTSLVEQYFPGETGGDSGATTDGGFVLQQFSTELEIEVTKGAGDDVIIQKFRKKFFEAAQQQYPGAQAGSIQPSYIGAPEEVGSGAGYRRLRATMSGFINIPQP; the protein is encoded by the coding sequence TTGCTCGACGCCACCTATCGTATCACGCGGGTGATCAAAGAAGGTGGCATGGGGGTGGTCTATCAGGCGGTCGATGATGATGGCGCGGTCTATGCCATCAAAGAGATGCACGACCGCTTTACTAATTCCCAGGAGCGCGCGGATGGTATTCAGCGCTTTCTGGATGAGGCGCTGCTGCTGCGGAAGCTGAAGGGGCATCCGGGGATTCCGCATGTCTATCGCTCGTTCATCGACGAGGGCCGCTACTACCTGTCGATGGAGTTTATCTTTGGCGAAGACCTGGAAGATCTGCTCAAGCGCGAGAAGCGTTTTCCAGAGCCTCAGGTGCTCACCTGGGCCGATCAGCTCTGCGATGTGCTTGAGTTTCTGCACGGAAACGGCCTGATCTACCGCGATATGAAGCCGTCCAACGTGATGATCACGCCGGAGGGTCATGTCAAGGTGGTGGATTTTGGTATCGCCAAGCTGCTACAGCCCGGCCATCGCGGCACGATGATCGGCACGCCAGGCTACGCGCCCCCGGAGCAGTATCAGGGCATCGCAACCGCTCAGTCGGATGTGTACGCGCTCGCGGCGACGCTGCACCATCTGCTGACTGGCCGCGACCCGCGTGACGAGCCGCCGTTTTCGTTTCCGCCTGCCTACAGCGTCCAGCCGAGCATCTCGCTCGCCACCAGCCAGGCGCTGGAGCGCGCGCTCCAGTTGGAGCTGGACGATCGCTTCAAGACGATCGGGGAGTTTCGCCGCGCGCTGCCGATTCCCACCGGCGATCGGCGTCCAACGCGCGCCTTCGATCTGCCGCCTGCCGCGCCGCCTCAGCCACCGGCCCGCCAGCAACAGGCACCGCCACGCACAAAGCCTAAACCGCAGCCAGCGGCGCAAGCGCCGCCGCGCCAGGTGCCGACACGTCAGCAGCCGCAGCCTAAGCCGCAGCCCAAGCAGCAGCCCAAGCCGCGTCGCCGTGGTCGCGTCGGGCGCGTCGTTGGACGAGTGGCGCTCGCTGCCGTGATTAGCAGCGGGCTCTACTTCGGCGCGCTGACCTATCGCCCTGAGCTGGTCGCGCCGATCCAGCAGTATGTCACCTCGCTGGTTGAGCAGTACTTCCCCGGCGAGACTGGCGGTGATTCGGGCGCTACGACGGACGGCGGCTTCGTGCTTCAACAGTTTAGCACTGAGCTGGAGATCGAAGTTACCAAAGGCGCAGGTGACGATGTGATCATTCAGAAGTTTAGGAAAAAATTCTTTGAAGCCGCGCAGCAGCAATATCCGGGCGCGCAGGCTGGCAGCATCCAGCCAAGCTATATCGGAGCGCCGGAGGAAGTCGGCTCCGGCGCGGGCTACCGGCGCCTGCGCGCAACCATGAGCGGCTTTATCAATATTCCACAACCTTAG
- the groES gene encoding co-chaperone GroES, producing the protein MDFRIRPLADRVVIKPQEREEKTKGGLFLPDTASKEKPQEGTVMAVGEGRVDDHGKRVPVSVKAGDRVLFAKYAGTEIKLDDEDYLILAEKDILAVVQQ; encoded by the coding sequence ATGGATTTCCGTATTCGTCCGCTGGCTGATCGCGTCGTGATCAAGCCGCAGGAGCGCGAAGAGAAGACCAAGGGCGGCCTCTTCCTGCCCGATACCGCCAGCAAGGAAAAACCCCAGGAAGGTACGGTCATGGCAGTTGGCGAGGGGCGCGTGGATGACCACGGCAAGCGTGTTCCTGTCTCGGTGAAGGCTGGCGATCGGGTGCTCTTCGCCAAGTATGCCGGCACTGAGATCAAGCTTGACGACGAAGATTACCTGATCCTGGCCGAGAAGGATATTCTCGCGGTTGTCCAGCAATAG